The following proteins are co-located in the Heteronotia binoei isolate CCM8104 ecotype False Entrance Well chromosome 8, APGP_CSIRO_Hbin_v1, whole genome shotgun sequence genome:
- the LOC132576640 gene encoding centrin-3-like: MSLVSRAELAAEKSKRKKRRELTEQQKQEIKDTFELFDTDKDKAIDYHELKVAMRALGFDVKKADVLKILKDYDRAGTGKITFEDFNEVVTDWILDRDPHEEILKAFKLFDDDDSGKISLRNLRRVARELGENMTDEELRAMIEEFDKDGDGEINQEEFIAIMAGDV; this comes from the exons ATGAGTTTGGTCTCGAG AGCGGAGCTTGCTGCCGAGAAatcaaagagaaagaagagaagagaattaACTGAACAGCAGAAGCAAGAAATAAAAGACACTTTTGAGTTGTTTGACACAGATAAAGATAAAGCTATAGATTATCATGAGCTAAAG GTGGCAATGAGAGCCTTAGGTTTTGATGTTAAAAAGGCAGATGTGTTGAAGATACTTAAAGATTATGATCGAGCAGGGACTGGGAAAATCACCTTTGAAGATTTTAATGAAGTTG TGACAGACTGGATACTCGACAGAGACCCCCACGAAGAGATACTTAAAGCCTTTAAattgtttgatgatgatgattctgGTAAAATAAGCTTGAGAAACTTACGTCGAGTAGCTAGAGAACTTGGGGAAAACATGACTGATGAAGAACTTCGGGCTATGATTGAAGAATTTGATAAAGATGGCGATGGAGAAA TCAACCAGGAGGAATTTATTGCCATCATGGCTGGAGATGTTTAA